A window of Bacillus sp. E(2018) contains these coding sequences:
- a CDS encoding DMT family transporter, with the protein MISFRKMLGASLYATMSISLWGISFVSTKAVLDKLDPFTLLVIRFGIGALFLLVLILVKKEHSMKLPIQYIPHLIVLGILGVFLHQVIQASALLSIDASSAGWLITLSPIFTVVLSMVFLHEKMTFPKAIGIILAISGVLLVTTAGGDRSLGFSINIGYLLMVLSTLNWAIYSVLLKSLKVPLPALVLTFYMSTLGLLLTLPFIYQNKSWEKLTLLDGVEWAHLIFLGVFVSGIAYWYWAKALEVLEATQVSVFLYLEPVSTLIAAVLLLHEKVVYTSILGGAIIILGVIFVNGHLVGLINRWGAKR; encoded by the coding sequence ATGATTTCATTTCGAAAAATGCTAGGAGCCTCATTGTATGCCACCATGTCCATCAGCCTTTGGGGAATATCCTTTGTCTCGACTAAAGCGGTACTGGACAAGCTTGATCCCTTTACTCTTCTGGTCATCCGTTTTGGGATAGGTGCATTATTTTTATTAGTGCTTATCCTTGTAAAAAAGGAACATTCCATGAAGCTGCCGATACAGTATATCCCTCATTTAATCGTATTAGGGATTCTTGGTGTTTTTCTTCATCAAGTTATTCAGGCAAGCGCGCTTTTATCCATTGATGCATCCTCTGCAGGCTGGCTCATTACGTTATCCCCGATTTTTACCGTCGTTCTTTCCATGGTCTTTCTGCATGAAAAGATGACATTTCCAAAGGCTATCGGAATTATTTTGGCCATTAGTGGTGTATTGCTGGTCACAACAGCAGGTGGAGACAGGTCATTAGGATTCTCGATCAACATAGGGTATCTACTGATGGTTCTCAGTACCTTAAATTGGGCCATTTATTCAGTTTTACTAAAAAGCCTAAAAGTGCCATTGCCTGCATTGGTCCTCACCTTTTACATGAGTACTTTGGGACTTTTGCTTACTCTCCCATTCATCTATCAGAACAAAAGCTGGGAAAAGCTTACTCTTCTAGATGGAGTAGAATGGGCTCATCTTATCTTCCTTGGAGTCTTTGTATCCGGTATTGCCTACTGGTACTGGGCAAAAGCATTAGAGGTGTTGGAGGCCACTCAAGTATCTGTTTTCTTATACCTTGAACCAGTCTCTACACTGATAGCAGCTGTGCTACTTCTACATGAAAAGGTTGTTTATACCAGTATTCTAGGTGGAGCAATCATTATCCTTGGGGTTATTTTCGTAAATGGACATCTCGTTGGACTGATAAATCGATGGGGTGCGAAGAGGTAG